From the Methanobacteriaceae archaeon genome, one window contains:
- a CDS encoding oligosaccharide repeat unit polymerase family protein encodes MSIIYSKLTSVINRISDEFHKSFLFTTIFSILAFIEKQWVNSFFKGLYPDENFLGLLNKINILKNHLFNPLIVLLLFAMFLILSLNAPSTSLVITLAIAFIAFFIGSAILPRYILNSKNIKTITFDKKDIYSIGFCLILVSFVFFGICIASVGGIPLLKPSIRYLLKPIFTMPVFLIIPGTCLVAGYYLKEFQLKNITRSQARFRFLVLLAINIGILLLLGYRTPLLAAFLIIIIIGFYGNIVSLWEVVMGGVIGVGAIIGIGYFRSLGELTITSSTNPFYTLQSRADFTLHVLNLLDFIGGNFGLTHGKLLASSIPGSDLGPRMLVGKIIAWRTEVTVTPTLIGQMVVDFGKLGVAVEMCLLGFILGTGFKIMQKTKDYFYIAIYALILTYSILGIETGILDIQVLLYFAIAILIYLTIIKKNLK; translated from the coding sequence ATGAGCATCATTTATTCAAAATTAACTTCAGTGATAAATAGGATTAGTGATGAATTTCACAAATCTTTTTTATTCACAACAATATTTTCTATTTTGGCATTTATTGAAAAGCAATGGGTTAACAGCTTTTTTAAAGGATTGTATCCTGATGAAAACTTTTTAGGACTTTTAAATAAAATAAACATTTTAAAAAATCATTTATTCAACCCATTAATTGTGCTTTTATTATTTGCAATGTTTTTAATTTTATCACTAAATGCTCCCTCAACAAGTTTAGTGATTACTCTAGCCATTGCTTTTATTGCATTTTTTATTGGATCCGCAATACTTCCAAGATACATATTAAATAGCAAGAATATTAAAACCATAACCTTTGATAAAAAAGACATTTATTCAATTGGATTTTGTTTAATATTAGTAAGTTTCGTATTTTTTGGAATATGTATTGCATCTGTTGGAGGAATTCCACTTTTAAAACCATCTATCAGATATTTATTAAAACCAATCTTTACAATGCCAGTATTTTTAATAATACCTGGAACATGTCTGGTTGCTGGTTATTATCTAAAAGAATTCCAATTAAAAAACATCACCAGATCACAGGCAAGATTCAGATTCCTTGTATTGCTCGCAATCAACATTGGCATATTATTACTTTTAGGTTATAGGACACCACTACTTGCAGCATTTCTCATCATAATTATCATAGGTTTCTATGGAAATATTGTATCTCTTTGGGAAGTTGTAATGGGAGGAGTGATTGGTGTAGGTGCAATCATCGGAATTGGTTATTTTAGATCACTTGGAGAATTAACAATAACTTCATCAACAAATCCATTCTACACATTACAGTCAAGAGCTGATTTTACTTTACATGTATTAAACCTACTTGACTTTATTGGTGGAAACTTTGGACTTACCCACGGTAAATTATTGGCAAGTTCTATTCCAGGAAGTGATTTAGGACCAAGAATGCTTGTTGGAAAGATTATTGCATGGAGAACAGAAGTTACAGTTACCCCTACACTTATCGGACAGATGGTAGTGGACTTTGGAAAATTAGGTGTGGCAGTTGAGATGTGTCTTTTAGGATTTATTTTAGGTACTGGATTTAAAATAATGCAGAAGACCAAAGATTACTTCTACATTGCTATTTACGCATTGATTTTAACATACTCAATTTTAGGTATAGAAACTGGAATTTTAGACATACAGGTTTTATTATACTTTGCAATAGCTATTCTAATCTATTTGACAATCATTAAAAAGAACTTAAAATGA
- the cbiM gene encoding cobalt transporter CbiM, which yields MHIPDGFIPIAQCLIYYVILIVALYFSVKWAKSNLDEKRIPLLAVLAAGIFAIMSMNMPIPFGTSGHMVGGALVAIVFLAPEAAVLVFTVVLLIQALIFGDGGLTALAANVINMGIVGGAVGLYTFKALNTKIGNYPAVGIAAWLATVLAALACAIEMSIAGTFPINIGIPSMVLYHFFIGIIEAVLTVVVVAALDKFRPDLLAWNKN from the coding sequence TTGCATATACCTGATGGATTTATACCAATCGCACAATGTTTAATATATTATGTAATTTTAATTGTTGCATTGTACTTCTCTGTAAAATGGGCTAAATCAAACTTAGATGAAAAACGTATCCCACTTTTAGCAGTACTTGCAGCAGGTATCTTTGCAATCATGTCCATGAACATGCCAATTCCATTTGGTACCAGTGGTCACATGGTTGGAGGTGCACTCGTAGCTATTGTATTTTTAGCACCTGAAGCAGCTGTTTTAGTATTCACAGTTGTATTACTCATCCAAGCATTAATATTCGGAGACGGAGGACTTACTGCATTAGCAGCAAACGTAATTAATATGGGTATCGTTGGAGGAGCAGTAGGTTTATACACATTTAAAGCATTAAACACCAAAATCGGAAACTACCCTGCAGTAGGAATCGCAGCATGGTTAGCTACAGTACTTGCAGCATTAGCATGCGCTATTGAAATGAGCATTGCTGGAACTTTCCCAATAAATATCGGTATCCCTTCCATGGTATTATACCACTTCTTTATTGGAATAATCGAAGCAGTATTAACTGTAGTTGTTGTTGCAGCATTAGACAAATTTAGACCAGACTTACTTGCATGGAACAAAAATTAA
- a CDS encoding PDGLE domain-containing protein encodes MDKKDVSLIIVAVVICVVISCLSPYIASGDPDGLEKSAEDANVPEGYQVEQINGIPEAIFPDYAFSNAPDNQVLQIVALVIGTILTLGIGYGVATILKSRN; translated from the coding sequence ATGGATAAAAAAGATGTATCTTTAATTATTGTTGCAGTTGTTATTTGTGTCGTAATAAGTTGTCTTTCACCATATATTGCATCTGGTGATCCAGACGGTCTTGAAAAATCTGCAGAAGACGCAAATGTTCCTGAAGGATACCAAGTTGAACAAATTAACGGAATTCCTGAAGCAATCTTCCCAGATTACGCATTTTCAAATGCTCCAGATAACCAAGTATTACAAATTGTAGCACTGGTAATCGGTACAATTTTAACTCTTGGAATTGGATATGGAGTTGCAACAATTTTAAAAAGTAGAAATTAA
- the cbiQ gene encoding cobalt ECF transporter T component CbiQ has product MVDITQIMRFDELASKQSPIHNLEGRIKLITSILIILICVTSKELFIPIILEIMLLIILKIANLSYIDSAKRLLMLLPFGGAIIIFQPFIQPGNIIWSYSWLHITDFGLNWAILLFVRMIVCLTTIIIYSSTTPLQEMASSFRKLKMPRDLAMILSIMVRFLFLFIDELTSIRKSQKSRNFNIHSKNTPYKWRVKQVGYTIGMMFLKSYEQGERVHRSMVSRGFSDASEMFDEKKSPEKSDYAFIISIILIIIILEIIIFKYSGQLGYIGQNLSIN; this is encoded by the coding sequence ATGGTAGATATAACACAAATAATGAGGTTTGATGAACTTGCATCCAAGCAAAGTCCAATTCATAATCTCGAAGGAAGAATTAAATTAATAACCTCAATTTTAATAATACTCATTTGTGTTACCTCAAAAGAACTTTTTATACCAATAATTTTAGAGATAATGTTATTAATTATCTTAAAAATAGCTAATTTATCATATATTGATTCAGCAAAAAGATTATTAATGTTACTTCCATTTGGAGGAGCAATAATAATATTCCAACCATTTATTCAACCGGGAAATATAATTTGGAGTTATTCCTGGTTACATATTACTGATTTTGGACTTAACTGGGCAATTTTATTGTTTGTACGTATGATTGTTTGTTTAACAACAATTATTATCTACTCATCAACAACACCGCTACAGGAAATGGCAAGTTCATTTAGAAAATTAAAAATGCCAAGAGATTTGGCAATGATTTTATCAATTATGGTAAGATTCTTGTTCTTATTTATTGATGAGCTTACATCAATTAGAAAAAGTCAAAAATCAAGGAATTTTAACATTCATTCCAAAAATACCCCATATAAATGGAGAGTAAAACAAGTTGGATACACAATAGGAATGATGTTTTTAAAATCATATGAACAAGGAGAACGTGTTCACAGAAGTATGGTTAGTCGTGGATTTTCTGATGCATCAGAAATGTTTGATGAAAAAAAATCTCCTGAAAAAAGCGATTATGCATTTATTATTTCAATTATACTTATCATAATCATACTTGAAATTATTATATTCAAATACAGTGGTCAATTAGGTTATATTGGTCAAAACTTATCAATTAATTAG
- a CDS encoding ATP-binding cassette domain-containing protein, which translates to MQQIHLETKNLSFTYPDGTEALKNVNIQIKKGEKIAIMGPNGAGKSTLFSHFNGLSEPTSGHVEIDGEKIVFTREELLKVRQKVGIVFQDPNDQLFAPTVKEDVAFGPMNLGLDYDEVNARIKEALEMVGMSGFEDKTPHHLSGGQQKRVAIAGIIAMRPEIMILDEPTAGLDPEGVDKVLNILNKLNEEGMSIIISSHDIEMVNHFADKIFVLYGGEIIAKGDKHQIFSDKELLKKAHLKAPITTEILYKLKKNGLDVDTHKITVDELVNEILDITKK; encoded by the coding sequence ATGCAACAAATTCATTTAGAGACAAAAAACTTATCTTTTACTTATCCTGATGGAACTGAAGCTTTAAAAAATGTAAATATTCAAATTAAAAAAGGAGAAAAGATTGCAATTATGGGACCTAATGGTGCTGGAAAATCAACATTATTTTCCCATTTTAATGGTTTAAGCGAACCTACATCAGGACATGTTGAAATTGATGGTGAAAAGATAGTTTTTACAAGAGAAGAGTTGCTTAAAGTAAGACAAAAAGTAGGAATTGTGTTCCAAGATCCAAATGACCAGTTATTTGCACCTACTGTTAAAGAAGATGTTGCATTTGGACCAATGAATTTAGGTCTTGACTATGATGAAGTAAACGCAAGAATCAAAGAAGCATTGGAAATGGTGGGTATGAGTGGTTTTGAAGATAAAACTCCTCATCATTTAAGTGGAGGTCAGCAAAAAAGAGTAGCTATTGCAGGAATTATTGCAATGAGACCAGAAATAATGATTCTTGATGAGCCAACTGCAGGTCTTGACCCAGAAGGTGTTGATAAAGTATTAAACATTTTAAACAAGCTTAACGAAGAAGGAATGAGCATTATTATCTCATCACACGATATTGAAATGGTTAATCACTTTGCAGATAAAATATTTGTTTTATATGGTGGAGAAATAATAGCTAAAGGAGATAAACACCAAATATTCTCTGATAAGGAATTATTAAAAAAAGCTCACCTAAAAGCACCAATAACAACTGAAATTTTATACAAATTAAAAAAAAATGGACTTGATGTCGATACTCATAAAATAACAGTTGATGAACTGGTTAATGAAATTCTTGACATCACAAAAAAATAA
- a CDS encoding FeoA family protein yields the protein MKTLKDAKPGETVTIVKYHDTGDVDLKRHLLGMGFVKGAKITLKKVATLGDPIEMTIKGYDICLRKEEAGNIEVE from the coding sequence ATGAAAACCTTAAAAGATGCGAAACCTGGTGAGACTGTAACAATAGTTAAATATCATGACACTGGGGATGTTGATTTAAAAAGGCATTTATTAGGGATGGGTTTTGTTAAAGGAGCAAAAATTACTCTTAAAAAAGTTGCTACTTTAGGAGATCCTATTGAAATGACTATAAAAGGATATGATATTTGTCTTCGTAAAGAAGAAGCTGGAAATATTGAAGTTGAATAG
- the feoB gene encoding ferrous iron transport protein B codes for MKKLIVGLAGNPNVGKTSVFNQLTGMHQHVGNWPGKTVEKAEGHFTHGEYEYDLVDLPGNYALSAHTMEEIVSRDFIVDDDSDVIINVVDAANLERNLYLTVQMMELGANLILAVNMNDFALKKGHVINMDLMSELLGFPVIEINAKTKEGFEELLCTVEKVAANPKDSSEKLSYSNDIKGHLFEIQDFIEQDEGLLNVPSIWTAIKLLEKDTIVIDKVQHAPNGSRIMVEADKVSKHLYDVYNDGPEEVIASARYAFIDGLVAEVVAKPEVEIETLSDRIDKVVTNRILAPFIFVLVMFIMFQVTFVVGAPFQTVIEEAFSALSSWLAAQLGPGVISSIICDGIIGGVGGVLTFTPIIFLMFLFLSFLEDCGYLARAAFTLDKLMHKIVGLHGKAFIPMILGFGCGVPAIMATRTMENEGDRMLAMMLVPFMSCTARLPIYAIFVAAFFPENGGLVLLSIYLLGIVVALVVAAILKRTMFKGLSTPFVMELPTYKVPSVKGTLLHAWDKTKGFLKKAGTIILTFAILLWLLENIYPFGGTDPQMSILGMIGTAIAPIFAPLGFGTWQAAVAILSGLAAKEVVVSTFGTLAGMSADDHTGITHLIQTSFTPLSGFSFMAFTLLYTPCVAVIGAIKSETNGYKWALTMCAITVTTAYIVSFLIYNIGLLLGFG; via the coding sequence ATGAAGAAATTAATTGTTGGATTAGCAGGAAACCCTAATGTAGGTAAAACATCTGTTTTCAATCAATTAACTGGTATGCATCAACATGTAGGTAATTGGCCTGGGAAAACTGTTGAAAAAGCTGAAGGTCACTTTACTCATGGTGAATATGAATATGATCTTGTTGATTTGCCAGGTAATTATGCTTTAAGTGCTCATACAATGGAAGAAATTGTTTCTCGTGATTTCATTGTAGATGATGATTCTGATGTTATTATTAATGTGGTTGACGCGGCTAATCTAGAGCGTAATTTATATTTAACAGTTCAAATGATGGAACTTGGAGCTAATCTAATTTTAGCAGTAAATATGAATGATTTTGCATTAAAAAAAGGTCATGTTATCAATATGGATTTGATGAGTGAGCTTTTAGGATTTCCAGTAATTGAAATCAATGCAAAAACAAAAGAGGGCTTTGAAGAATTGCTCTGTACTGTTGAAAAAGTAGCTGCAAATCCTAAAGATTCAAGTGAAAAACTCTCATACAGTAATGATATTAAAGGTCACTTGTTTGAGATTCAGGATTTCATTGAACAAGATGAAGGGTTATTAAATGTTCCTTCTATCTGGACTGCTATCAAATTATTAGAAAAAGACACCATTGTTATAGATAAGGTTCAACATGCTCCTAATGGGTCTAGAATCATGGTTGAAGCCGATAAAGTAAGTAAACATTTGTATGATGTTTATAATGATGGTCCAGAAGAAGTTATTGCAAGTGCAAGGTATGCATTTATCGATGGTTTGGTTGCTGAGGTAGTAGCAAAACCTGAAGTGGAAATAGAAACCCTTTCTGATAGAATTGATAAGGTAGTTACTAACAGAATTTTAGCACCTTTCATATTCGTTCTTGTCATGTTTATAATGTTCCAGGTAACCTTTGTTGTTGGTGCTCCTTTCCAAACTGTAATTGAAGAAGCATTTTCAGCATTAAGCTCATGGTTAGCCGCACAGTTAGGTCCTGGGGTAATTTCATCAATTATTTGTGATGGTATTATTGGTGGTGTAGGTGGTGTTTTAACATTCACTCCAATTATCTTCCTGATGTTTTTATTCCTAAGTTTCTTGGAAGACTGTGGATATCTTGCAAGAGCAGCTTTTACTTTGGATAAACTCATGCACAAAATTGTTGGTCTTCATGGAAAAGCATTTATTCCAATGATTTTAGGTTTTGGTTGTGGTGTACCGGCTATTATGGCAACAAGAACCATGGAAAATGAAGGGGACCGTATGCTTGCAATGATGCTTGTTCCGTTCATGTCCTGTACTGCTAGATTGCCGATTTATGCAATATTTGTTGCAGCATTCTTCCCGGAAAATGGTGGTTTAGTATTACTTTCAATTTACTTGTTAGGTATTGTTGTAGCATTAGTTGTTGCAGCTATTCTTAAAAGAACAATGTTTAAAGGATTGTCTACTCCATTTGTTATGGAACTTCCAACCTATAAAGTACCTTCTGTAAAAGGAACATTATTGCATGCTTGGGATAAAACCAAAGGATTCTTGAAAAAAGCAGGAACAATTATTCTTACCTTTGCAATCTTGCTATGGCTTTTAGAAAACATTTATCCATTTGGAGGAACTGATCCTCAAATGAGTATTTTAGGAATGATTGGTACAGCTATTGCTCCGATATTTGCTCCATTAGGTTTTGGAACCTGGCAGGCAGCAGTAGCAATCTTGTCTGGATTGGCTGCTAAGGAAGTTGTAGTTTCTACATTTGGTACTCTTGCGGGAATGAGTGCAGATGATCATACTGGAATAACTCACTTGATTCAAACTTCATTTACTCCATTGTCAGGATTTTCATTTATGGCATTTACATTGTTATACACTCCGTGTGTGGCAGTTATTGGTGCAATTAAAAGTGAAACAAACGGATATAAATGGGCATTGACCATGTGTGCTATTACTGTTACAACTGCATACATTGTATCATTTTTAATCTATAACATTGGTTTATTGTTAGGATTTGGATAA
- a CDS encoding tripartite tricarboxylate transporter permease, with product MIELVIACFIGILIGTTTGLIPGIHVNTAGAILFASSAFLLSQVSAEFLCVLMVSMSIAHALIEFVPSMLLGVPQEGTATSILPGHRMVLEGRSKEVIRIVSVGGFGAILVTIIMLPIFSIALPFLHGILKPYTWIILLVASIYLTYNLTGNFRDFLWSLLLFILSGVLGWITFQTPISSGVTLMCTFSGLFGISTILFSLNDSSTLPAQNPFYTLNLDYNKFKSIFAGGITGAILGFLPGFGPAQGTIIAQAASGTNDNEDDDTVNFLLATSGLNISDCLFSLIAIYIIGNPRSGIAVYMSYLISEMNINHLAIFIFASLLAVSVSLALSLKLGDSFSKIMRMVDYKKLSIGVILLQIVILYVFIFYYEAPVVYMTIALITSTALGMLPHYIGVGKSHLMGVLIIPAIVIYMKMFI from the coding sequence ATGATAGAACTAGTAATTGCATGTTTTATAGGAATATTAATTGGAACAACAACAGGTTTAATACCAGGAATACATGTTAATACAGCAGGAGCAATACTGTTTGCATCATCAGCCTTTTTATTATCTCAAGTTTCAGCCGAATTTCTTTGTGTTTTAATGGTTTCAATGTCAATAGCTCACGCACTGATTGAATTTGTACCTTCAATGCTTTTAGGAGTTCCACAGGAAGGAACCGCAACATCAATACTTCCAGGTCACAGAATGGTACTGGAAGGGCGATCAAAAGAAGTAATCAGAATTGTATCAGTAGGAGGATTTGGAGCAATATTAGTCACAATAATAATGCTTCCAATCTTTTCAATAGCCCTACCATTTTTACATGGAATTTTAAAGCCATACACATGGATAATTCTTCTTGTAGCTTCAATTTACCTGACATATAACCTAACAGGCAATTTTAGAGACTTTTTATGGTCACTACTTTTATTCATATTATCCGGAGTTTTAGGATGGATTACCTTTCAAACACCCATATCCTCAGGAGTTACATTAATGTGTACATTCTCCGGGCTTTTTGGAATAAGTACAATATTATTTAGCTTAAATGACTCATCGACACTGCCTGCACAAAACCCATTTTACACATTAAATCTTGATTATAATAAATTCAAAAGCATTTTTGCCGGAGGAATAACCGGAGCAATTTTAGGATTTCTTCCAGGATTTGGACCTGCACAGGGAACAATAATAGCACAAGCTGCAAGTGGAACAAATGATAATGAAGATGACGATACAGTAAATTTCCTGCTTGCAACATCAGGACTTAACATTTCCGATTGTCTTTTTTCTTTAATTGCAATATACATTATTGGAAATCCTAGAAGTGGAATTGCAGTTTATATGTCTTACTTGATTTCAGAAATGAATATTAATCATCTTGCAATCTTTATTTTTGCATCACTTCTTGCAGTGTCTGTTTCACTGGCATTGTCTTTAAAATTAGGAGATTCATTTTCTAAAATAATGAGAATGGTTGATTATAAAAAATTGTCAATTGGTGTTATTTTACTTCAGATTGTAATATTGTATGTGTTTATCTTTTATTATGAAGCACCTGTGGTTTATATGACAATTGCACTTATTACCTCAACTGCTCTTGGAATGCTTCCCCACTACATAGGTGTTGGAAAATCCCATTTAATGGGTGTTTTGATAATTCCTGCAATTGTAATTTATATGAAAATGTTTATTTAA
- a CDS encoding methyltransferase, giving the protein MIDLDEKINALDYCSNCKDVQIKKFNPLAELIDFDKLDGDYMRCECGKRPLDIVMSHILKVMIEGKIVPETATLRHNTPVPLSEFYYSNLNPQFIGEDTLILLHPDFNSDVALKLVNEVPEVKCVLKGSPQENIGQFDKDSQINHFELLVGDDEQINVMRTLIDEKIILVKNQSKHHIEVAMTIEEKLLRLHNYLDNNNIKKGVAIDAMCGLGALGIYLKKYGFENVIFNDINPEMIENLNKNLKLNNIDDGFEVFNKAFEDLDVEHVDLCVIDAYPGADTSEIVKKAEKIADNVVVI; this is encoded by the coding sequence ATGATAGATTTAGATGAAAAGATAAATGCATTGGACTATTGTAGCAATTGTAAGGATGTTCAAATAAAAAAATTCAATCCTTTAGCTGAATTAATTGATTTTGATAAACTTGATGGCGATTACATGAGGTGTGAGTGTGGAAAAAGACCTCTTGATATTGTAATGAGTCATATACTAAAAGTAATGATTGAAGGAAAAATTGTTCCTGAAACTGCAACATTAAGGCACAATACTCCAGTACCATTATCAGAATTCTACTACAGTAATCTAAACCCTCAATTTATTGGTGAGGATACATTAATATTGCTTCATCCGGATTTCAACTCAGATGTTGCTTTAAAATTAGTTAATGAAGTTCCTGAAGTAAAATGTGTTTTAAAAGGATCTCCACAGGAAAATATTGGTCAGTTTGACAAGGATTCTCAAATTAATCACTTTGAACTTCTTGTTGGTGATGATGAACAGATTAATGTTATGAGAACACTAATTGATGAGAAAATAATTTTAGTAAAAAATCAGTCAAAACACCATATAGAAGTAGCAATGACTATTGAGGAAAAATTACTAAGATTACATAATTATTTAGACAATAACAATATCAAAAAAGGCGTAGCTATTGATGCAATGTGTGGTCTTGGTGCTTTAGGGATTTATCTTAAAAAATACGGATTTGAAAATGTAATATTTAATGATATAAATCCTGAAATGATTGAAAACTTAAATAAAAACCTAAAACTCAATAATATTGATGATGGTTTTGAAGTATTCAACAAAGCTTTTGAAGATTTGGATGTTGAACATGTGGATTTATGTGTTATTGATGCTTATCCTGGTGCAGACACCTCTGAAATTGTAAAAAAAGCAGAAAAAATAGCTGATAATGTAGTAGTTATCTAA
- a CDS encoding DASS family sodium-coupled anion symporter translates to MNNQVKDNTKSFDHYRRMIGLIGGPLLAILVFLTPISGINMAAHKLLAIMVFVSCWWITEPIPIPVTSLIGPTLAVVTGVVNVNDAFSSFANPMIFLFIGGFIMAAAMMKHGLDKRFAYWLLSRRWVGSNPKRILIVIGIAACLCSGWISNTATAAMMLPICVGLLELIKEMFAANGRDIDLNNYKYATGLMLMTAYSCSIGGVLTPIGTPPNTIMLSFLHDMAKVNISFFEWMTWGFIAMALYFVLAYIVISRFFPADVKEIEGAKEYISAKRAELGKWTKAQKNTLFCFMLAVTLWVLPGVLSIALGNDHPITQTYNQLIPESIASMLGALLLFIISTNIRKHEVTLNWEEAKEGIEWGTLILFGGGLALGSMMYKVGLSKWFGDAIVGFLGGTPTLFELILIFSLLALFLSELTSHTAATNMIGPLAITTAMTAGINPIPVAVAIALASSLGFVLPVSTPPNAIFYSSGKIPITKMIKTGIFIDIIGILCITIPLVMFFVTWILGI, encoded by the coding sequence ATGAATAACCAGGTTAAAGATAACACCAAATCATTTGACCATTATCGTCGTATGATTGGTCTTATTGGAGGCCCACTACTTGCTATTTTAGTGTTTTTAACACCAATCTCAGGTATTAACATGGCTGCTCATAAGCTATTGGCAATTATGGTGTTTGTTTCATGTTGGTGGATTACAGAACCAATTCCAATCCCTGTTACTTCACTTATAGGCCCAACGTTAGCTGTTGTAACTGGAGTAGTAAATGTAAATGATGCTTTCAGTTCCTTTGCAAATCCTATGATTTTCCTTTTTATTGGAGGATTCATTATGGCTGCTGCAATGATGAAACATGGACTTGATAAAAGATTTGCTTATTGGTTATTATCCCGTAGATGGGTCGGTTCAAACCCTAAACGTATCTTAATCGTTATTGGTATTGCAGCATGTCTTTGTTCAGGTTGGATTAGTAACACAGCAACTGCTGCTATGATGCTTCCTATTTGTGTAGGACTTTTGGAATTAATTAAAGAAATGTTTGCAGCAAACGGAAGAGATATTGATTTAAACAACTACAAATATGCAACAGGTTTAATGTTGATGACTGCATATTCCTGCTCAATTGGTGGTGTATTAACTCCTATTGGAACACCTCCAAACACAATAATGCTTAGTTTTTTACATGACATGGCTAAAGTCAACATTTCCTTTTTTGAATGGATGACTTGGGGATTTATTGCAATGGCATTATACTTTGTTCTTGCTTATATTGTAATTTCACGTTTCTTCCCTGCAGATGTTAAGGAAATTGAAGGAGCTAAAGAGTATATCAGTGCAAAACGTGCAGAACTTGGAAAATGGACTAAAGCTCAAAAAAACACATTATTCTGTTTTATGCTTGCAGTTACCCTTTGGGTATTACCTGGAGTATTATCAATAGCTCTTGGAAATGATCATCCAATAACTCAGACTTATAATCAGTTAATTCCTGAATCAATTGCTTCAATGCTTGGAGCTTTGCTTTTATTCATAATTTCGACAAATATAAGAAAACATGAAGTTACACTTAACTGGGAAGAAGCAAAAGAAGGAATTGAATGGGGAACTTTAATCTTATTTGGTGGAGGTCTTGCTCTTGGAAGTATGATGTATAAAGTAGGTCTTTCCAAATGGTTTGGAGATGCAATTGTAGGATTCTTAGGTGGAACACCAACATTATTCGAGTTAATCTTGATTTTCTCATTATTAGCACTTTTCCTCTCAGAGCTTACAAGTCACACTGCAGCAACAAACATGATTGGTCCTCTTGCAATTACAACCGCAATGACTGCTGGAATTAATCCTATTCCAGTTGCAGTAGCTATTGCACTTGCATCATCTTTAGGATTTGTCCTTCCTGTGTCAACACCGCCAAATGCGATATTCTATTCATCAGGAAAAATACCAATTACTAAGATGATTAAGACGGGAATTTTCATTGATATAATAGGTATTCTTTGCATAACAATTCCATTAGTAATGTTCTTTGTTACTTGGATACTTGGAATATAA